Genomic window (Neomonachus schauinslandi chromosome Y, ASM220157v2, whole genome shotgun sequence):
gattttatttattcatttgagagagaaacaggagaggcaaagggagggggggaagaagctacccgccgagcagggagcccgatggggggctccatcccaggactctaggatcatgacctgagctgaagacagacacttaaccgactgagacacccagacccCCCAAGACATACggtattttaaaacagtattatttaAGGCTGAGACTCCTACTTGAAATCAAGCACTAATTtccatctctttcctctctgaTTAAATGGAGTCTAAGGCACAGTTCCCAGTATCATTTCTAGAGAATTGATATATAGCGTGTTTGTGATAAGCTTTACTGGTTTTGACTCACGTCTTTTCAGATTATATCTGAAAACCTTGTTTTCAAAATATCCATCAAATATTCAAATGCCTCACAGTACACTGAAGCATGAGAAAGCAAGTTATTTGTTGAAAATTACCTTTGTCTTGTAACAATGAGACACTTTGAGGTTTCTTTATAGGTATGGTGGTATTTCTATGAAAaagacatggggaaaaaaaaaagacatgggaaCAGTGATTATTCTTCATACCTTTTCAAGATAGGAGGTGATTTCTTTGGGTCTGAGTTAATGTTTAACTTTAGAAATTTACTTTACTCCGTACATATTTCTTGTTCATCATTTTTGATTTACCAAAGACCAGTCTTCTCAGTACTTAAGGTGTCAGAAGCCAGTAATCTAACATGCTTAGGAAAAAGGGAATTTTTATCTGGTGGCACAGAGATGAATGTGAGTGATAAAATGAAAACCAGGGTAAAGTTTATAACCTAAAACTTGATATATCCTATGATGAAAGTTTGCTCAGCACTAATCAACAGCTGGAAGTGGAGCAtgttaacaggaaaaaaaaaagaaaagaaaaagtcccaGAGAAGTGGAActgtgagaagagaaaaaatagtgTATAAGTAAGGAATGCTTTGTCAGAAGCAAAAGATTATTCTGTGATATAGGAGAAAGATAATTTTGTTTGAGGGAAGGGAGATTGCACTGCCATTTTGTTTCTGCTTAGTCTAATAACAGCCTTTTGTTGAAAATGACTTAGTCTTTTTGCTAGGTTACATTAACTGTGTATCTCCagggaaatgttttctttatgctaaatttactgtaattttttttcatctattcttAGGTCTTGATGTTAAAAGTGAAGCATGTCAGAGTTTTTTTCAAGATGGGTTAACAGTATCTTTCACTAAAATTCTTATGGATGAGGCAGTGAGTGGCTGGAAATTTGAAATTCATGTGAGTCttctaatttatttgagagactcaTACTTACTTGGTGATTGCATAAGGGTTTATCTTTGTAAAATATTGTGAATAACATATTAAATCTGATATGTTTGACAGAATTGAAGGTTTTTAAGAACAGTCTTGTCTTTTAGAATGAATTTGAGATTTTGATTCCTGAAACAGGAATCAAACTTGAGGTTTGATTCCTGAAACTCTGTGTCCTGGAATCCCAAGTGCCTGTAACCATATGCACATCCCACATTTCATCGAATGTATCCTGTTATTGATTGTAAGAGTCCACTATTTTTCATaactttaagaaaggaaaatacccAGATGGCAAATAGGAGACTCCCAATATAATTAGGACACCAAAGGGTATAATTTTAGTATAGATGAAcctgataaataaattcataatgtggaaatgacaaggaaaatttaaatcttacaagcttagaaatttaaaacacaaaccaGTAATCCCACAAGTTTTTGGTATGACTTCAAATTACAGTTTTTTAGTAATTACAAAAGCCAAAATCTGAAGTGTTCTCAAATTGGTAATGTCTTCAAGTAAATGGCTGCAGGAGATGTACTGTGAGGAAATGCCTTAAGTCTGGGACAGTGCAAGCAAATGCAGAATAATGCAAGCTGCCATTGATTCTTAGATACCTTCGTAACCAGagattttgaaagtgaaaaaatatacatcttacttgaatcattgaactctaaaACCTGGTTCTTATGAACATAGAATTAATCAAGATCTCTAAAGCAAACAGTATTGTTCGGTGGACTTCAACCTAGAAAATATAACTTGAGTATTCCCCACAATTGAATATAGCATATAAACCCTAACATTTTCTGATTTGACATACTTTTTAGTGTTAGAAGTAGACATTTGGGGAGTTATCTGACTTTTGAATTGATATTTAGATCCAGGTCTCCTAATCTTGGATAGTTGACAGGAttttgaacatttaggttgtgGAATTGTTGCCTCTAGAGTACAgattccaaagaaagaaaatggtaatttGCATGTCTACTTTGTggacacaaaatagaaaaagacaacCAGTGGTGCCTACTTTATCTGTAACCTTTCCCACATAGCTTTTGAAATTAGGTGCAATATAAATATGAAGTaagttaattattaatttatttttactgatataTCAGTTTGATCACAGTACTTGTGAAGTTAAGCAGAATTCAGATGACCAGTATAGAAAAATGGAGGAGCATTATTAACAAGATTAGAGTGTTTCTGTGCTTGAAATTACagtgttactttttaaatgaacttttctTGTTCTTGTCCCCTTTCATATTACAGAGGTGTATTATTAACAATACTCATCGTCTAGTGGAGCTTTGTGTGGCCAAGTTGTCCCAAGACTGGTTTCCACTTCTAGATCTTCTTGCTATGGCCTTAAATCCACATTGCAAATTCCACATCTACAATGGTACACGTCCATGTGAATCAGTTTCGACAAATGCTCAGTTGCCTGAAGATGAACTATTTGCTCGTTCTTCAGATCCTCGATCACCAAAAGTGTGttggttttcaaaattaaatactgtTTTGTGTTATTACAAAACTTCAGTGACATGAACCTTTCTTTAACATAATCAGTAtataactttgttttatgtgggtttgtttaaaaaacacattatttaatatatatagtgATTCATTAACATTGTACAGTGGGCCAACAGCATAAAACTCATGCCTGACCAAAGCTTATTATGTATTGATCAGTTTATGAATATGTTTATATTGGAACTTTATGCTGTATTTCCCCTAGTAGCAAGATACTATATTTGCTCCTTCAGTGTTCAAAGTGACTTTAGAGAATATAACCATTTTAAGTCAAGAGCATGAGCAGTGCTTTGcacttatatgtatatttaattacaAAAACATACGTTTATGAGAGGCTATgtaagcaaattttttttaagattttatttacttgggagagagaacacgagcagggggagagagaaagggagaagcagactccccgctgagcagggagctccagtggaacttgatcccaggacctggagatcatgatctgagcctaaggcacatgcttaactgactaagccacgtAGGTGCCCCCAGTTAGGCATTTCTTAAAatgctttgatttccttttttttttttttctttttaaagatttatttgtcagagagagagagtgcaccaagtgtgagcacaagcagggggagcacaggtagagagagcagcaggctccccgctgagcaaggagcccaatgagggacttgatcccaggaccctgggatcatgacctgagccgaaggcagacgcttaactgactgagccacccaagcgcgcTGAAATGCTTTGATTTCTTACGAGGAAGTCTTAGTGTTGATTAGCAGCTGAGTTTTGGGTCAAGTAAATAATCTTTCAGTCTATATTCATTTTGCAGAGAATATATGGTCTGCCCAAATTATAACTAATTTCAAGGAAGcacagcagaaaataaaaaaaactaatgctgtatCAGTAGAACTAAGAAATTAGCCAAAAGCACTCAAATTAGCTGACCAGGCTATATAAGAAGGCTCCCTCTTTTGTATATGTTCATTCTAATGTCTAATgtcattttaatgagttttttatGTCTCAGAGACTGGTTGATTATATTCATTGTGATTAATTTTTGAACACATTGAAAAAGTTACCAGcagtagaaacagaaagcagaatgtaGCTTTAGTGTGTGTCAgtgtacacatacataaatagaacgcaaaaaataacaaaagcacaaAATCCCTGTGAACTAACGTGAGATATGTGCATACAGAGataatttgactattttatttccaatttggatccctcttatttctgtttcatgcCTAAGTTCCATGGCTAGGACTTTAATACCTTTAGTACCTTTAGCTGAATAGGTTTTGTCAAGTCAGGCATCCTTATTTTGTTCCTAACCTtggagggaaagctttcagtattTCATCATTGAGTTTGATAcaggtttttcatatgtggcctttgttATTTTGaggcaattttcttttaatttttttttcttaagattttctttatttctttgagagaaagagagagtgagtgagcacaagccaggaggagaggcagagggagagggagaagcaggcttcccacggagcagggagcccaatgcagggcttgatcccaggaccctgggatcatgacctgagccgaaggcagatgcttaacagctgagccacccaggtgtcccgagacaattttcctttgttcttagtTTGTTCAATGTTTTTATCGTTTCTGGTAGTTGAATTTTGCCGAACCCTTTTTCGGCATGAATTGAGatggtgtggggttttttttttctttgattctagTAATGTGGTGTGtgttacattgattttgtatattaagacatctttgcatcccagggagAAACATCCCATTTGTTCATGTTGCTAGTATATTGTTGAGGGGTTTTATAACAGTGTTTATTAGGATTAGTTTATAAAGTCTTTGTCTGcctttggtatcagaataatcCTGGTCTCTTAAAATGATTGGAtatgttccttcctct
Coding sequences:
- the LOC110580801 gene encoding probable ubiquitin carboxyl-terminal hydrolase FAF-Y, with amino-acid sequence MDLVGFRGLDVKSEACQSFFQDGLTVSFTKILMDEAVSGWKFEIHCYFLNELFLFLSPFILQRCIINNTHRLVELCVAKLSQDWFPLLDLLAMALNPHCKFHIYNGTRPCESVSTNAQLPEDELFARSSDPRSPKGWLVDLINKFGTLNGFQILHDHFISGSALSIQVIAALIKPFGQCSDFLSQHTVKKYFLPVIEIVPQFLENLTDEELKKEAKNEKK